In one Pseudomonadota bacterium genomic region, the following are encoded:
- a CDS encoding SPASM domain-containing protein has product MLLSKYNNLNLFIKRHYRSLIPFLTLKKIINILAAFTEKLLNRTSCVSRPFVFRIDPCTVCNLRCTRCPTPNLPAPEKPKMEVAEFKRTVDKINKFALRISLYNNGEPLLNKGIFEMCKYASENRISTLISTNFTLFKREDVETLFKSGLAVLEPCLDGFTQENYIKYRVGGDVETVKKGIRNVMQYKRENKPKWPFVDVQVVLFEHVKDELPLIKQFLEECKVDQITYRLDFHNTVYNQYQTPSNDVCFWLYFAMLISTDGNVYPCCVRREIPYGNIFEQNLDEIWNNKYYRFSRSLFAKGQDIPYNEEMLRIPCFRCDHFKTKRKMLNS; this is encoded by the coding sequence ATGTTATTATCAAAATATAACAACTTAAATTTATTCATTAAAAGACATTATCGAAGTTTAATCCCATTCTTAACTTTAAAAAAAATTATTAACATTTTAGCTGCTTTTACAGAGAAACTGTTAAACAGAACGAGCTGCGTTTCAAGACCGTTTGTTTTTAGAATCGATCCATGCACAGTTTGCAATCTACGCTGCACGAGATGTCCTACTCCTAATCTTCCAGCACCTGAGAAGCCTAAAATGGAGGTAGCCGAATTTAAGAGAACTGTCGATAAAATAAATAAATTTGCATTAAGAATCTCATTGTATAACAATGGCGAACCTTTGTTAAATAAAGGCATTTTTGAAATGTGCAAATATGCCAGTGAAAACAGAATAAGTACACTCATCAGCACAAATTTTACTCTATTTAAACGGGAAGATGTTGAAACTTTGTTTAAGAGCGGTTTGGCAGTTTTGGAACCTTGCCTGGATGGCTTTACTCAGGAAAATTATATAAAATATAGAGTAGGCGGTGATGTTGAAACGGTTAAAAAGGGAATAAGAAATGTTATGCAATATAAACGAGAAAATAAGCCTAAATGGCCTTTTGTGGATGTCCAGGTCGTACTTTTTGAACATGTAAAAGACGAACTTCCTTTGATTAAGCAATTCCTGGAAGAATGCAAGGTAGACCAGATAACGTATAGACTTGATTTTCATAACACGGTATATAACCAATATCAGACTCCAAGCAATGACGTATGCTTTTGGCTTTATTTTGCAATGTTGATATCGACTGACGGTAATGTCTACCCTTGCTGCGTGAGAAGGGAGATTCCTTACGGTAATATTTTTGAACAAAACCTTGATGAAATTTGGAATAATAAATATTATAGGTTCTCTCGATCTCTCTTTGCTAAAGGGCAGGATATCCCATACAATGAAGAGATGCTAAGGATTCCATGTTTTCGCTGTGATCATTTCAAAACAAAACGAAAGATGTTAAACAGCTGA
- a CDS encoding MBOAT family protein, with translation MLLVASMVVNLGLLAFFKYFNFFAQGLEKILIFFGLQPTFPIMHIILPVGISFYTFQSMSYTIDVYRGEMRATRNLSDYLLFVAFFPQLVAGPIIRAKAMLPQIVKPRIISNKGILDGLWLIILGYVKKMVIADRMAGLVNWGFMADPNSFSLMVDSRAWLVLYAFAFQIYGDFSGYTDIARGLGKVMGFDLAMNFKAPYLITNPSAFWRNWHISLSTWFRDYLYVVLGGNRLGSLRTYLNLMSTMILGGLWHGAGAAYIMWGIYHGLLLCLHRFWMTLRHTKSNEPIISDISRINTPAADAMLRMKYICKCFIFFHVICIGWLLFRAGSLPAHVDFHTFIKSFVIVLFNFPDVKGFFSILQPVMLLGCLSLFLQSKNEEMNHFSTWSFQMQICAFVSALVLIAAFGIFEGAQFIYFQF, from the coding sequence ATGCTTCTTGTTGCCAGTATGGTGGTGAACCTGGGTTTGCTGGCCTTTTTCAAGTATTTCAATTTCTTTGCTCAAGGATTGGAGAAAATTCTTATATTCTTTGGTTTGCAGCCGACATTCCCAATCATGCACATCATATTGCCGGTCGGGATTTCGTTTTATACTTTTCAGTCCATGAGTTACACGATAGACGTTTACCGGGGCGAAATGCGGGCGACGAGGAATCTCTCGGATTACTTATTGTTTGTCGCCTTTTTCCCTCAGCTTGTTGCCGGTCCTATTATCCGGGCAAAAGCGATGCTGCCCCAGATTGTGAAACCACGTATCATCAGCAATAAAGGTATTCTTGATGGTCTATGGCTGATTATTCTTGGTTATGTAAAAAAAATGGTGATTGCTGATCGTATGGCGGGACTTGTTAATTGGGGATTCATGGCGGACCCCAATTCATTTTCACTTATGGTTGATTCACGCGCATGGCTTGTCCTCTACGCTTTTGCCTTTCAGATATACGGCGATTTTTCTGGCTACACGGATATTGCCCGCGGTTTAGGCAAGGTAATGGGGTTCGACTTGGCGATGAACTTCAAAGCGCCATACCTGATCACCAACCCATCAGCTTTCTGGCGAAATTGGCATATCAGTCTCTCCACATGGTTCCGAGATTATCTCTATGTTGTGTTGGGGGGTAATCGTCTGGGAAGTTTAAGGACCTATCTAAATTTAATGTCAACTATGATCTTGGGTGGGTTATGGCATGGTGCCGGTGCGGCTTATATTATGTGGGGAATATATCACGGGCTGCTTCTCTGTCTGCATCGATTTTGGATGACCCTGCGGCATACAAAAAGCAATGAACCTATAATAAGCGATATTTCCCGGATTAATACACCGGCGGCAGATGCAATGCTGAGAATGAAGTACATCTGCAAATGTTTTATATTTTTTCACGTTATCTGTATAGGCTGGCTTTTGTTTAGAGCCGGCTCACTGCCGGCTCATGTAGATTTCCATACTTTCATAAAATCTTTTGTGATAGTTCTTTTTAATTTCCCTGATGTGAAAGGATTTTTTTCTATCCTTCAGCCGGTCATGTTGTTAGGATGCTTATCGTTGTTTCTGCAATCAAAAAACGAAGAAATGAACCATTTTTCGACCTGGTCTTTTCAGATGCAAATCTGTGCTTTTGTGTCTGCGCTTGTACTCATAGCCGCCTTCGGTATCTTTGAGGGCGCTCAATTTATTTATTTTCAATTTTGA
- a CDS encoding FkbM family methyltransferase, with the protein MVRRILQKLFNTFGYRISKIHTPMKFPVTDVLDFILRDYLNGHPDFFFLQIGANDGFTDDPIVHLVKKYHLRGLLVEPQPIMFKRLVKNYSGEDQLIFENSLITTYDGTATFYSVPEDLPGLPYNFYQAGSLKREVLLSILVATQQAEKGTTLPHDIESLVHESSLSALMPETLLAKHHINKIDLLVVDATGYDFQILKAFPFHLMKPPIIHFEHAILSIDDQEKCLKYLAELGYSFIDASVDTIACLDVKTRPGFYFRR; encoded by the coding sequence ATGGTCAGAAGAATCTTACAGAAATTATTCAACACCTTCGGCTACAGAATATCAAAGATTCACACTCCTATGAAATTCCCCGTTACAGATGTGCTGGACTTTATCCTGCGGGACTATTTGAATGGGCATCCAGACTTCTTTTTTCTCCAGATTGGCGCCAATGACGGTTTTACGGATGATCCGATCGTTCATCTCGTCAAAAAATATCACTTACGCGGTTTGCTCGTAGAGCCTCAACCGATAATGTTCAAACGTTTAGTCAAGAACTACTCTGGCGAAGATCAGCTTATATTTGAAAACTCATTGATCACCACATACGACGGAACGGCAACGTTTTATAGCGTTCCGGAGGATTTGCCGGGACTGCCCTACAATTTTTATCAGGCGGGCAGTTTGAAGCGTGAAGTACTTTTGTCCATTCTCGTCGCGACTCAGCAGGCAGAGAAAGGGACCACGCTTCCCCACGATATTGAATCATTAGTCCATGAGTCTTCTTTGTCTGCATTGATGCCCGAAACATTGCTTGCAAAACATCACATTAATAAGATCGACCTACTCGTTGTTGATGCAACGGGCTATGACTTTCAAATCCTCAAGGCATTCCCCTTTCACCTGATGAAGCCGCCCATTATTCACTTTGAGCACGCCATTCTTTCAATAGATGATCAAGAGAAATGTTTAAAGTATTTGGCGGAACTGGGATATAGCTTTATCGATGCATCAGTCGATACAATTGCCTGCTTAGACGTAAAAACACGGCCAGGATTCTATTTCAGGCGCTGA
- a CDS encoding class I SAM-dependent methyltransferase, which yields MNFDLDLLLYSPFYIIHKLLRNCFRREFKEINLGNILDVGCGGKPYESCLFFNNYIGIEIEEFSGDARLEISNKKYDLIFDGTTIPFKDESFDTVICTDTLEHVKEIDCFVYEIVRVLKVNGKLIISAPFFWNLHYEPNDYYRFTKFGLSFLFEKYNIQILKIIPTVGMIGLLHSLFAERVMRFVHIKFHFLPFKLRIFLYQFILFPTAQILYPFAKYEFGRESIIKLGYIAIGKKRSIIS from the coding sequence ATGAACTTTGATTTGGATTTATTATTATATTCACCTTTTTATATTATTCATAAATTACTTAGAAATTGTTTTCGTAGAGAATTTAAAGAGATAAACTTAGGAAACATACTTGATGTTGGCTGTGGTGGTAAACCATACGAGTCATGTCTTTTTTTTAATAATTATATTGGAATAGAAATTGAGGAATTTAGTGGCGATGCCAGATTAGAAATTAGCAATAAAAAATATGATTTAATTTTCGATGGAACTACTATTCCTTTTAAGGATGAATCATTTGATACAGTTATTTGCACAGATACGTTAGAACATGTTAAGGAGATTGATTGTTTTGTTTATGAAATAGTTCGTGTTTTGAAAGTTAATGGGAAATTAATAATTTCGGCACCTTTTTTTTGGAACTTACATTATGAGCCTAACGATTATTATCGTTTTACAAAATTTGGTTTATCATTTTTATTTGAGAAATACAATATTCAGATTTTGAAAATTATTCCAACTGTAGGAATGATTGGATTATTGCACTCTCTCTTTGCAGAAAGAGTTATGAGATTTGTTCATATAAAATTTCATTTTCTTCCATTTAAATTACGCATATTTCTTTATCAGTTTATATTGTTTCCGACGGCTCAAATTTTATATCCATTTGCGAAATATGAGTTTGGACGAGAATCAATTATAAAACTCGGCTATATAGCAATAGGAAAGAAGAGAAGTATAATCTCCTAA
- a CDS encoding ParB/RepB/Spo0J family partition protein: MTAQKKVASSEFLYLPLESIIVEEQIRSGIDTESESFKALMESIKERGVLEPIIVIPKGDKYLLLCGERRFRAAVELKLETIPVRVMNAVTQKDEVLAYQLTENLQREDLNPIDQARGILAFVQARHPEQGYDVDGVMSDLIKYDRKPELVSDELVATVATALQISGKSTKTLFNGLSLLKLPPEIQAEIQSGNLPVSQGYLFAANLDCPDRAQIFEATMKKPVTNATLENMLTVYKKVKPDPGVIKLPSMTKQVASLRSIESFIEKGAAKYTKPDLVTLLDELRVFCALVELRIPIAPEPAPEKKKPPQV, translated from the coding sequence ATGACTGCACAGAAAAAGGTTGCAAGTTCGGAATTTTTGTACCTGCCTCTGGAAAGCATTATTGTGGAAGAACAGATTCGCTCAGGGATCGATACGGAGAGTGAGTCCTTTAAGGCCCTTATGGAGTCCATTAAAGAACGGGGCGTCTTAGAACCCATTATCGTGATACCGAAGGGTGATAAGTACCTCCTCCTCTGCGGGGAGAGACGTTTCAGGGCTGCCGTGGAACTTAAACTTGAAACCATACCCGTACGTGTTATGAATGCGGTTACACAGAAGGATGAGGTTCTGGCTTACCAGTTGACAGAGAACCTCCAAAGGGAAGACTTAAACCCCATTGATCAGGCAAGGGGCATACTCGCATTTGTTCAGGCGAGGCATCCTGAACAGGGGTATGATGTGGATGGGGTTATGAGCGACTTAATAAAATACGATAGAAAACCCGAACTTGTGTCAGACGAATTAGTCGCAACTGTTGCGACTGCTCTTCAAATCTCTGGAAAGTCAACAAAGACGCTATTCAACGGGCTATCGCTGCTGAAACTTCCTCCTGAGATTCAAGCCGAAATCCAATCAGGAAATCTCCCTGTTTCTCAAGGTTATCTCTTTGCTGCCAACCTGGATTGTCCTGACCGTGCGCAGATCTTTGAGGCCACCATGAAGAAACCCGTAACCAATGCAACCCTTGAAAACATGCTTACAGTATACAAAAAGGTCAAACCGGACCCAGGCGTCATAAAGCTCCCATCCATGACAAAGCAGGTTGCCAGCTTACGATCCATAGAGTCATTTATTGAGAAGGGCGCCGCAAAATACACAAAACCTGACCTTGTGACGCTTCTTGATGAGCTGAGGGTTTTCTGTGCTTTAGTGGAACTGCGGATACCAATTGCCCCGGAACCTGCACCGGAGAAGAAAAAGCCGCCACAGGTTTGA
- a CDS encoding class I SAM-dependent methyltransferase, whose translation MSIIENIPSSFRDPSGALFYYNNILYRKINYIYKENYDQLMNSGLYDFLCKNNFLIRHNEIILEEIQLTDTYKIIKPEIVEFISYPYEWSFSQLKHAAILTLNIQKIALNYSMSLKDCSAYNVQFKNGKPIFIDTLSFEKYEEGKPWVAYRQFCQHFLGPLSLMSFKDVRLNQLLRVHIDGIPLDLAHSILPQRTRFMFGLLLHIHLHARSQKKFQNKAIQKNKYKMSRSSLLGLIGNLESLINKINWIPKGTEWADYYEFTNYSDIAIKHKERVVSEIFDKFDPGVVLDLGSNDGHFSRLIAEKAKQVISLDVDPACVEKNYLECIRNNETKILPLLIDLTNPSSGIGWQNRERLPFFERVKADTVVALALVHHLAIANNVPLNDVAVFFHKICRFLIIEFVPKSDSQVKRLLSVRDDIFPCYTQQAFESAFMRHFVLRDTVKIEESERVLYFMERIEN comes from the coding sequence ATGAGTATTATTGAAAACATTCCCTCTTCTTTCAGGGACCCAAGCGGAGCTCTTTTTTATTATAATAATATTTTATACCGAAAAATTAATTATATTTATAAAGAAAATTATGATCAATTAATGAATTCAGGACTTTATGATTTTCTTTGTAAAAACAACTTTTTAATTCGACATAATGAAATTATATTGGAAGAAATTCAACTAACTGATACATATAAAATAATTAAACCGGAAATAGTAGAATTTATTTCATACCCGTATGAATGGAGTTTTAGTCAATTAAAACATGCTGCTATCCTAACATTAAATATTCAAAAAATAGCGCTCAATTATAGTATGTCTTTAAAAGATTGCAGTGCTTATAATGTTCAATTTAAAAATGGTAAACCAATTTTTATCGATACGTTATCGTTTGAAAAATATGAAGAAGGAAAGCCCTGGGTCGCATATAGGCAGTTTTGTCAGCATTTTTTGGGGCCGTTGTCCCTCATGAGTTTCAAAGATGTAAGATTGAACCAATTGCTGCGTGTACACATTGACGGTATTCCCCTGGATTTGGCTCACTCAATTCTTCCACAAAGAACTCGATTTATGTTCGGTTTGCTTTTGCACATACACCTGCATGCCCGCAGTCAAAAGAAGTTTCAGAATAAAGCCATACAAAAAAATAAGTATAAAATGAGCCGTTCTTCTTTATTGGGTTTAATCGGCAATTTAGAATCTTTGATAAATAAAATAAATTGGATTCCCAAAGGAACTGAATGGGCAGATTATTATGAATTTACTAATTATTCTGATATTGCCATTAAGCACAAAGAGAGGGTGGTCAGTGAAATATTCGATAAATTTGATCCAGGTGTTGTTTTAGATTTAGGTTCAAACGATGGTCATTTCAGTCGATTGATCGCAGAAAAGGCAAAACAGGTTATTTCGCTTGACGTTGACCCAGCTTGTGTTGAAAAGAATTACCTTGAGTGTATTAGGAATAATGAGACAAAAATACTCCCGTTATTAATAGATTTGACAAATCCAAGTTCAGGTATTGGTTGGCAAAATCGAGAGAGACTTCCCTTTTTTGAACGTGTCAAGGCTGATACCGTTGTGGCTCTTGCACTTGTTCATCATTTGGCGATTGCCAATAATGTTCCCTTGAATGACGTAGCAGTTTTTTTTCATAAAATATGCCGTTTTCTCATTATTGAGTTTGTTCCAAAAAGTGATTCACAAGTAAAGAGATTATTATCAGTTAGGGATGATATTTTCCCATGCTATACACAGCAGGCATTCGAAAGTGCTTTTATGAGACACTTCGTCCTGCGGGATACTGTGAAAATTGAAGAATCGGAAAGGGTTCTGTATTTCATGGAGCGTATTGAAAATTAG
- a CDS encoding lysylphosphatidylglycerol synthase transmembrane domain-containing protein, which translates to MIITKKRTKLQFALEVLISSTFLVLALWGIDFSSLWKVLRNANYLWLIPSVMSVVFLLLLKAWRWRLLYYPEYRLPFGSIFTALSAGFFISNILPARLGEVSRVLLIVSEQPVGIARTTATIIIEHLLDLATLLILLLVLLPFISLPPVLTNTAKILGVFAIAGIVVMIFLSFWRTRLVLWMDTVSNRVSFLKKPAVHSFIVHLVDGFAVMRTRIGMLIIGISLFGWVLVIITAWSAAEALKLDVPVVAIIFAVVVTTLGMLIPSSPGYIGVFHYLTLVSLSPFGVARDIAIALALLWHAVNYLTLSATGYIALWIHGTSLGQILKRYREGTMV; encoded by the coding sequence ATGATAATAACTAAAAAACGTACAAAGCTGCAGTTTGCCTTAGAGGTACTAATCAGTTCAACGTTCTTGGTTCTGGCTCTGTGGGGTATTGATTTCTCCAGCCTATGGAAGGTATTACGCAATGCAAATTATCTTTGGTTAATTCCTTCGGTAATGTCTGTTGTATTCTTGCTGTTGTTGAAGGCTTGGCGATGGCGATTATTGTATTATCCTGAGTATAGGTTGCCTTTTGGTTCAATTTTTACAGCGCTAAGTGCTGGTTTTTTTATCAGTAACATTCTGCCTGCTCGTCTGGGTGAGGTATCGAGGGTTCTTTTAATAGTAAGTGAACAACCCGTAGGAATTGCCCGTACGACCGCAACCATCATAATAGAACACTTATTGGATTTAGCAACATTATTAATATTATTGCTTGTTTTGCTGCCTTTTATATCCTTGCCGCCTGTCTTGACAAATACTGCAAAAATCTTAGGGGTATTTGCAATTGCTGGAATAGTTGTAATGATTTTTCTCTCTTTTTGGAGGACCAGGTTGGTTTTGTGGATGGACACCGTTTCTAACAGGGTAAGCTTTTTGAAAAAGCCTGCGGTTCATAGCTTCATTGTACATTTAGTTGACGGATTCGCGGTTATGCGCACCCGTATAGGCATGTTGATCATCGGCATTTCGTTGTTTGGATGGGTGTTGGTAATTATAACCGCATGGTCTGCAGCAGAAGCATTGAAGCTGGATGTGCCGGTTGTTGCCATCATCTTTGCGGTGGTAGTAACTACGCTGGGCATGCTGATACCTTCATCTCCAGGGTATATCGGGGTCTTCCATTATTTAACTTTGGTATCATTGAGCCCTTTTGGTGTAGCGAGAGACATAGCAATAGCGCTTGCTCTTTTATGGCATGCCGTAAACTATTTAACATTGAGTGCTACAGGGTACATAGCTTTATGGATACATGGCACTTCTTTGGGACAGATACTTAAACGATATCGGGAAGGGACTATGGTTTAG
- a CDS encoding glycosyltransferase family 2 protein produces MIHGKKIVVVMPAYNAEHTLQTTYNEIPFEFIDEVILVDDASSDNTANLANKLGITTIVHPQNRGYGGNQKTCYKEALKRSADVVIMLHPDYQYTPKLLVAMASLVAIGQYDIVLGSRIISGGTLRGGMPYYKYISNRLLTLFENILLSAKLSEYHTGYRAFSKQVLLELPLEENSDDFVFDNQMLAQALFFGYSIGEVSCPTKYFKEASSINLSRSIIYGIGVLNTSLQFFLNRLGIKKYKLFSKDGRKLSV; encoded by the coding sequence ATGATTCATGGCAAAAAAATAGTGGTTGTTATGCCGGCATACAATGCTGAACATACCCTTCAAACAACATACAACGAAATACCTTTTGAATTTATTGATGAAGTAATTCTTGTAGATGACGCAAGCTCTGATAACACAGCTAATTTAGCAAATAAACTTGGAATAACCACAATAGTACATCCTCAAAACCGCGGATACGGCGGGAATCAGAAAACCTGCTACAAGGAAGCCCTGAAGCGAAGCGCTGATGTGGTGATAATGTTACATCCGGACTATCAATATACCCCAAAACTATTGGTGGCAATGGCTTCCCTGGTTGCCATAGGGCAGTATGATATTGTGCTTGGCTCACGCATAATAAGCGGTGGAACGCTAAGGGGGGGCATGCCTTATTATAAATATATCTCCAATAGGTTATTAACGCTTTTTGAAAATATTTTACTTAGCGCTAAACTGTCCGAATACCACACGGGTTATCGTGCATTTTCCAAGCAAGTTTTGTTGGAACTTCCACTCGAAGAGAATTCCGATGATTTTGTATTTGACAACCAGATGTTAGCACAAGCTTTGTTTTTTGGTTATTCTATTGGAGAAGTTTCCTGTCCGACTAAATATTTTAAAGAAGCTTCATCGATAAATTTGTCGCGTAGCATTATATATGGGATTGGAGTTTTGAATACATCATTACAATTTTTTCTAAACCGCTTAGGCATAAAAAAATATAAATTATTTTCGAAAGATGGCAGAAAGCTGTCTGTATAG